The stretch of DNA GGCCGCGGGTGGGAGGCGGTCACCGACCGCGCGATCGCCGCCCTCGTCGAGCGCGGTGGCCCGCTCGTCGCGATCCTGTGGGGCCGCGACGCCCAGTCGCTGGCGCCGCGCCTCGCCGACGTGCCCCGGATCGAGTCCGCCCATCCCAGTCCGCTGTCGGCGTCGCGGGGGTTCTTCGGCTCGCGCCCCTTCAGCCGGGCCGACGCGGCCCTGGTCGCCCAGGGCGCGGAGCCGGTGGATTGGGAACTGCACGGATAGGGTTGTGGAGTGACAGAGACACGCATCCGCGACCGCGCCGTGATGATCGACCAGGGCTTCGTCGTGCTCCAGCGCTGGGGCCTGCGCATCATCGTCGTCGCGGCCGCGCTGTACGTGCTCGGCTGGGGCGTCGGCCGCACCTGGATGATCTGGTTCCCGGTGTCGCTGGCGATCCTGTTCGCCACCGTGCTCGGCCCGCCGACCAAGCGCCTGCGTGACCAGGGTGTCCCCGCGGCCGCCGCGGCCGGCGTGGTGATGCTCGCGTTCCTCGCGGCGCTCGGCTTCCTGTTCTCGATCCTCATCCCCCAGCTGGTGGAGGAGGCGCCCGAGATCGCCGATCGTGCGGCCAAGGGCGTCGGCGAGGTCCAGGACTGGCTCGTCAACGGGCCGCTGCCCATCGAGGCGGGACAGATCTCGAACGCCCTCAACTCGGTCGAGGACTGGCTGCGCAACAGCGCCGGCGACATCAGCAGCGGCGTGCTGTCCACGATCGGCGTGGCCACCAACGTGGTCCTCAACACGGTGCTCGTGCTGATCCTGACCTTCCTGTTCATCAAGGACGGCCACCGCTTCCTGCCGTGGGTCGAGCGCCTCGGCGGCCACCGCGTCGGCGGCCACCTGCGCGAGATGCTCTACCGGGCCTGGAACACCCTCGGCGGCTTCATCCGCACGCAGGCGCTCGTGTCGTTCATCGACGCCGTGCTGATCGGCGCCGCGCTGGCGATCGTGGGCCAGCCGCTGTGGGTGCCGCTCGCCGTCATCACCTTCATCGGCGGGTTCATCCCGATCGTCGGTGCGTTCGCCAGTGGCGCGATCGCGGTACTCGTGACCCTGGTGACCAACTCCCCCCGGGACGCCCTCATCATCCTGGCCGTGATCGTCGCCGTGCAGCAGCTCGAGGGCAACGTGCTCTCGCCGATGCTGCAGGGCAAGAGCATGAACCTGCACCCGGCCGTCGTGCTGATGGCCGTCACCGCCGGTGGCTCGATCTTCGGGATCACGGGCGCGTTCCTCGCGGTGCCCGTCACGGCCACGATCGCCGAGATCCTGCGCTACGCCAACGAGCGGATCGACGCGTCGCTGACCGCCGGGGGTGATCCCGTGGCGGCGCTCACGGCACCCACCGTCGCGGACGTCGACGCCGACGCGTCGGCGGCACAGGGCCGCGACACCTGACCGGGGCCGGCCCCCCGACCGCTCTCAGTCGAAGACGACCGTCTTCATGCCGTTCAGCAGCACCCGGTGCTCGGCGTGGGCGCGCACCGCGCTCACCAGCGCGCGGGCCTCGAGGTCCTGGCCCATGGCCGCCAGCTCGGCCGCCGACGAGCGGTGGTCGACGCGGCGGAAGTCCTGCTCGATGATCGGCCCCTCGTCGAGGTCGGCCGTCACGTAGTGCGCCGTGGCGCCGATGACCTTGACGCCGTGACGGTGGGCCTGCTCGTAGGGGCGAGCGCCCTTGAAGCTGGGCAGCAGCGAGTGGTGGATGTTGATGGCGCGGCCGTGCACGTCGCGGCACATCTGGTCGGTGAGGATCTGCATGTAGCGCGCGAGGATGAGCGCCTCGGCGCCGCGGCTCTCCAT from Aeromicrobium phoceense encodes:
- a CDS encoding AI-2E family transporter; its protein translation is MTETRIRDRAVMIDQGFVVLQRWGLRIIVVAAALYVLGWGVGRTWMIWFPVSLAILFATVLGPPTKRLRDQGVPAAAAAGVVMLAFLAALGFLFSILIPQLVEEAPEIADRAAKGVGEVQDWLVNGPLPIEAGQISNALNSVEDWLRNSAGDISSGVLSTIGVATNVVLNTVLVLILTFLFIKDGHRFLPWVERLGGHRVGGHLREMLYRAWNTLGGFIRTQALVSFIDAVLIGAALAIVGQPLWVPLAVITFIGGFIPIVGAFASGAIAVLVTLVTNSPRDALIILAVIVAVQQLEGNVLSPMLQGKSMNLHPAVVLMAVTAGGSIFGITGAFLAVPVTATIAEILRYANERIDASLTAGGDPVAALTAPTVADVDADASAAQGRDT